The Mucilaginibacter rubeus genomic interval GACATGCCAGCCGTTGCACCTGCAGCAAGGATAATTTTACGTTCGTTAGAAGTGATCTTAAAAAGTTGACCTAAAGTTGAACCCAAAGCACCACCGGTCGCGATGATTGGACCTTCAGCACCGAAAGGGCCGCCTGTTCCTATCGCTATGGCAGATGAGATCGGCTTCAGAAAAGTAATGGAAGGTTTGATATTACTTTCATTTACCAGGATCTGTTCCATGGCTTCGGGAATACCGTGCCCCCTGATCGCTTTTGAGCCGTATAGGGCCATTAATCCTACCAGTATACCACCTATAGCCGGAATTATAATCACCCATAAACCTAAATGATTGCCGGCCGGACTGTGAAACCGCAAATCAAGATTTCCATAGAAAGAGATATTGGTTACTAAGTTGATCAAAGAAATAAGCACCTTGGCAATAAGACTGATACAGAAAGCTACCGCAACAGCGTATACAGAAATCCGGATAAGTCGTGCTTTTTTATAAGTAATTACTTTGGTATCGCTTTCGTTTTCGCCTATTTCGTTTAGCAGAGGAGCAATTGGAATGGCATTAGAAAGAATGTTTTTTTTCATGAGAAAATCAGAGCGTCGATTTTAAGAGTTAAAATATTGCTTAAACAATATAATTATTAATTTTACAATACAAAATTAGTTATTTATAATTGCATAAACAATATAAAATCATCAAAACAATGTCTTTTGATTTTTTTTAGATTTTTGCACGCTGTGGATTAAACTGGACCTGAACCATGGTGCTGTTTAAGTGCTGCGTTACTTGGTTATTATTGCGGATATTTATCCAAACGAGAGCATGAAGGAAATAAAAGGTAAATGTGATGTAAGCAATTGTTACTTATGCAACCATTGCTCTAAAGATTGGGCTATAGCAATAACTTCACACAAAAAGAATTACGAAGTAAAAAAAGGGCAGCACATTTTTATTGAAGGAGAACCTGTTACGCGGATCTATTTTGTTTACTCCGGTAAAATAAAAACACACAAACGCTGGGATGCCGAAAAGGAACTGATTATACGGTTTGCCAAACCCGGTGATATACTCGGTCATATGGGCCTCGGCAATGAACCCGTATACCCGGTAACTACAACCGCCCTTGAAAACTCGGTGATCTGTTCCGTCGATCTCGCTTTTTTTGAATCGAGTTTAAACGTTAACCCGAAACTCACCTACTCGTTGATGAAACTATTCGCCAACGAATTGCAGGAATCTGAAAAAAGGATGCGAAACCTGGTGCATATGCCTGTTAAAGAAAGAATTGCACTTGCTTTGTTAAACCTTAAAAAACAATTCGGCACTACCGAAGATGGCTACATCGACATTGAACTATCCCGGCAGGACCTTTCCTCGTTCGCGGCAGTCGCCTACGAAACTCTGTTTAAAGTAATGAACGAGTTTCAGAACAGCAGCCTGATCGCGACAAATGGGAAGAGTATCAAGCTGCTGAATGAAGCCGAACTTAAGGCCATGACAATTGATAAAGTCCAGCTATAACATTATTAATAAAGCTTAATCGTCATCGTCGGCTTTCTGAACTGCTTTTACAAAAGCAGCGCGTACCGGAGTAGGTACCGGGGCATACTCTCCTTTAATGGCTTTCCAGATCATCGTGTTCATGATCTCATCGGGCACACGGTCCACGCCCGTAAAATCGAGTCCTTTGGCCATTGCAGCAAGCTTGGTGCCTTTAGGGTTAAGCTCATTAAGGTTGATGTTTGAAGGAAAGCTTTTAAAAGGTGTAGCATCTGATTTTTTATCGAAACAGCGCCACATCGCGTTAGCCGAAGCATCATATTGCGTCATAGGCGGCAAACCGAGAATAAGCTCTATGGTACGAAGCACGGATGATGTAGAGTACATGGTGTGATCTACAAAATTGCGTTTTACGAAGCCACCGGCAATATATGCAGGTGAACGGTGCGCATCTACGTGATCGGGGCCGTTTTGGGCGTCATCTTCCAATATAAAGATCACGCTGTTTTCCCATATCGGGCTTTTGCTGATATGCTCTACCAGTTTACCCACG includes:
- a CDS encoding Crp/Fnr family transcriptional regulator; this encodes MKEIKGKCDVSNCYLCNHCSKDWAIAITSHKKNYEVKKGQHIFIEGEPVTRIYFVYSGKIKTHKRWDAEKELIIRFAKPGDILGHMGLGNEPVYPVTTTALENSVICSVDLAFFESSLNVNPKLTYSLMKLFANELQESEKRMRNLVHMPVKERIALALLNLKKQFGTTEDGYIDIELSRQDLSSFAAVAYETLFKVMNEFQNSSLIATNGKSIKLLNEAELKAMTIDKVQL